The following is a genomic window from Cupriavidus taiwanensis.
CTGCTTCAGGTCGAGCACCACACTGCGCTTGTTCCGATTCAGGTTCAGGAAGAATGACCCCATTCCGGGGGAGCGCATCTGGCCAATGCCGCGCGTCGGATCTCCTTCCGGCGCCTCCACCTTGACAACGTCCGCCCCCATATCGCCGAGCATCTGGGTAGCCACTGGCCCCAGCACGAACGTACTGATATCGATGACGCGAATTCCCTCGAGTGCCCCTGCCATGTGTTGGTCTCCTTTATCGTTCTGTATGCGTGTGCAGTCAGCCCCTGTGGGCTTTGATGATGCCACTACCGATAATGAGGCGCTGCACCTCGCTTGCCCCTTCGTAGATCCTTAGCGCACGCACGTCGCGATAGAGCGCTTCGACCTCTTCGCCTGCCCTGACACCTGCGCCCCCCCAAAGCTGCACGGCGGAGTCCACTACACGTTGAGCGGATTCGGTCGAGACCAGTTTCGCCATGGCTGCCTCGCGAGCGGTCGGCGTCCCCTGATCCCGCATCCAGGCGGCACGGTAGACCAGGAGCGCCGACGACTCTACCGCGGTGGCCATATCAGCAAGCGTTGCCTGGGTCAGTTGCATGTCACCAAGTACCGTACCAAACATTGCGCGAGATAGTGCGCGTTCAATGCCCAGCCGGAGGGCTTTCCTTGCGAATCCCAGTGCCGCGGCGGCCACCGAGGTACGGAAAATCTCGAGCGTGCGCATGGCGAGCTTGAAGCCTTCGCCCTCGCTTCCCAGGCGCATGCCGGCGTCGACATAGCACTCATTGAAGCGCAGTCGTGCCAGGGGGTGTGGTGAAATGACATCGATTCGTTCAACGATCTCCAGGCCTGGCGTGTCTGCGTCGACAATAAAAGCAGAGATTCCCGCCGATCTCGCAGTGCCTGGTTCGCGTGCGAACACGACATAGAAGTCCGCAATGCCGCCATTGGAGATCCACATCTTTTCGCCGTTGAGGACATAGCCCCCTTGGCGGGAAGCCGCCTCGCAGCACATGCCGCCCACATCCGAGCCTGCGTTCGGCTCCGACAGCGCAAACGCGGCAATGCGGTTGCCTCTCGCCACGTCATCCAGATAGGCCGACTTCTGCCTGGCTGACCCGGCCAGCGAAATTGCGCCAGACCCAAGGCCCTGCATGGCAAAACTGAAGTCCGCGAGCGGGCTTGCCTGGGCGAGGAGTTCGCGGGCGAGGCAGAGCGAGCGCGAATCGATGCTTGCAGTGCCCGACTCGTCCCGGCGAGGCACGCAGAGTTCGAGGATGCCTGCTTCTCCGAGACTGCTCACCAACGATCGGCAATGCTGGTCGATGTCGGCATTGGTCTTGGGTGCAGGACAGGAGGCGAAGGCGCTCTGCGTCCATGAAACGACTTGTTCTGCCGCATCCCGATGCCTGGCGTCGAAGAATGGAAGATTGAGATGATCTAGGGTCTGGTGTGAGGGCTTCATGTGACGAAAGTGGCTTGGCAGCACTACGGGGCATCCGCTGTTTGCGACCGACCGCACGACCGCGATTCGGGCTTGACCAAAAACATACTACTGCGTAGCATTATTTTCAAGCGCGCTGTGTGTGGCGCAATCCGAAGCTCCGCGCGGCGACGAATTCTTATATGGAGACACCATGGCACTTCCTTTGGAAGGGATACTGGTAGTGGCTGTTGAGCAAGCCGCCGCCGCTCCCTACGCCTCATCGCGCCTGGCTGATGCTGGCGCCCGTGTGATCAAGATCGAGCGCGCCGGCGGC
Proteins encoded in this region:
- a CDS encoding acyl-CoA dehydrogenase family protein — protein: MKPSHQTLDHLNLPFFDARHRDAAEQVVSWTQSAFASCPAPKTNADIDQHCRSLVSSLGEAGILELCVPRRDESGTASIDSRSLCLARELLAQASPLADFSFAMQGLGSGAISLAGSARQKSAYLDDVARGNRIAAFALSEPNAGSDVGGMCCEAASRQGGYVLNGEKMWISNGGIADFYVVFAREPGTARSAGISAFIVDADTPGLEIVERIDVISPHPLARLRFNECYVDAGMRLGSEGEGFKLAMRTLEIFRTSVAAAALGFARKALRLGIERALSRAMFGTVLGDMQLTQATLADMATAVESSALLVYRAAWMRDQGTPTAREAAMAKLVSTESAQRVVDSAVQLWGGAGVRAGEEVEALYRDVRALRIYEGASEVQRLIIGSGIIKAHRG